The window AGTTTCGATTTGTGTGTTCAGCTTATCAGATTTCCAGAGGACCTCAGTGCCTTTCGTATTGTTATATGCTTTCCGaatgaaataaattaaaataattagatcATGTATCATATTGAGGATTGAGGACTGTTATCGTTAGTTTCCTTCTCCTTTCAGTTTATCCTTTGGTTGCATTGGAATATCACCCATGAAGCAAAGACAAGTAGACAACTGAGCCCCACTTATTTGCATGGCTGCCACCTGTGCTTGTAGTTCATGGTGCTATTTTATTGGACTTGTGAAATCGTGAAAGCATCATGTTAGCTGACCCCATTTGGCCTGTTCTACATCAGAATTGGCACTTTGTCAGCAAAATATCAGTATTGTGCATTTGCTAATTTTTTGCATATCCAATTGTTCCTTTTTAATCCATTATTAGATTCTTTTGGATTGGATTACCTCTTGCAATTTTGGGAAGAAGGCTAAAGAAGTAAATATGTGGACATTCAAAATGATGTATAGTTTTGTGTTACCAAGAAAATCTGTGAAGCTGTTGATTTTCCTCTGCTGAAACCTTACTGAAGTCGTGTATTTGCTGCTCCATTGCAGCATTGCTAAAACCTCGATATTTTTTTTATCCATTATATCCCCTGGAACAAAGCAGCCATGAGCCCATAAGTGGCTTCTTCAAGCAGTCTTGTGGGATGCTTATGCTGCCTCCACCATGTTTCTCAAAATGAAATGGCTAGGATTTCATCTGAAGTCAGTTTTGTCTTCCACATTTGACAAAGCTACTTTGATGCTTCAATTTTCGCTGCGATTTGACCAATTCTTACATATATTGGCAGAGTGGAGACACAAACACCGGGAATGCAGTGGGCGGAGGAGATGCAGCTGAATGCTCAGGAAATAGACCTGAGCAAGGCGCATCTTGATGGGGCGGTAGCAGAGGACTGGCTACCTGATGCCGACTAACAGGATGCTGAACTAACCAGCTGAGTGCCTGAGTAGATTGAACTCGTCAACGGTTCCTGTCAGTGGCACTATGAACGACTTCAACGTTCACTGtgtatttactatatttttatGTTAGTGTCAAGAATTGTTCAACCTCTGCAGCTTGATATGCTCAGTTCTAGTCAACCCAATAACCTTTTCACCACCTCAGTTTGGCATGAATGTAGCAATTTTTTTCTAATCCTTAGAAGTTCTATCTAGAATTTCCAATGGGGATTGGCGATGCCAGCGCCCAGTGGGATCCACAGAAATGAGAGGTAGAGATCAGTTGGAACTCATGAATTGACATGAAAAAGTTTCAATTACCATAGGAACTAGAGAGAGCTCTCCCGTTCTGAGATGGGCGAAACACGTCAGTCACTGAGCTCATCTGCTCACTGCTTAGTGAGAAATGAAAGAGACATCatctcaaactcttgatgccgTTCGATAAGCATctaaatgagcttaacaatatTCTTAGTTCCAATTCTAAACTCTAAGCCGGCCAGATTTAGCATGATTTTCTAGATTTCGTTTGGTGTGTAAACACATCCTTTTCACCCAGACCCAGGTGTTTGAGAAACAAAGTCTGGGAATAAAGAAAAGGGACCCGAACCAACATCGTCTGGCCCAGGTGCTTTCCTCGTATTGAATCTTaacacaaaatttttgtaaatcactttatggaatattaaatgtagtcaaaaaataaattgcattatgaaaatagactgtaaatcgcgagacgaatctaatgagtctaattatgaCGTGagtagacactaaattgctacagtaatgctacagtaaacatgctaTAATAATGGATTACtttgactcattagattcgtctcgtagtttgcagacgagatctgtaattagttttgtgattagtccatatttaatacttcaaatattaaaaaatttttgacaaaatataaaaacgcaaaatgcaaagtgatgTAAACACACCCTTAGATCCCACAACTTTTTCTGACCAGTGACCACCACGGTCAAAAGCTCGGGTCAAAAGGAGTCAGGCCCATCCAAATCATAGGTGGCCCCGCGGcctcccggcgcggcggcggcggcggcagcggcggccagaCGCCGGCGGccgatgggcggcggcggcatctgcGCAGCCGACTTCTTCGCAAAAGAGGTAACCGAGAGGCACAATTTTACAACTATAGATCATGGATCATTCGTTGGTTTGAGTTGGGAAACGTGGCATTCAGCTCGCTGTTGGGGGTGTACAGGGCGAGTGATCCTTAGGCAGGCAGGGAGCATTTGGAAACTTCTTTTCTTGCTTAACTTGAAGCATGAAGCTTCATCAGGTTAGCAACAGTAGCTGCGGGATCGGATTCGACTATGCTTTAATGGTTGATTAGATATGTTCACATAGGGCTTTCTAATTTTGGCTCATGTTGCTAAACTTTGTGGTCAGCTCACATTTGCTATTTGGATACAATTTCCTTCTGATCTCCCAAGATAAGATACTCCTTGCATCTTGCAAGGGGCCCAGGGGGATCTGGTAAACATGTCTGCCTGTTGGTAAAGCACCTAGCCAAATAATGCCCAGGGAAAGTGCTGTTAGGACCTGCAGTGAAATGGTCTCAATCAGATGATCAGATTCTTATCTACCTTTCTATTAAAGGAAAACCATGCCTTGCTATGTTGCAGCCAGAGCTCGATCGTGCCGATTCATATTAGTTGAAGAAAATATTAGATGGAAGAATATAGATAATAAAGCATGTAATCTCCTATATGTACTTATATAGTTATATGCTCCCTTTGAACAAATGGACCACTGAGTTAGTATCTATCTGCACAACAGTTCCTCGAGGCTGCTAGCCACGATATTGTACGATTTTTCTCAAACTAAGCCACCTCAGGGATCCCTGGTGCAGCTTCGGCTTCTTCCACTTCCATCTCATTGAGCCTTTTCTGCAAGTCAGCAGCTTCTTCTCTAAGCTTGGCATTCTCACGAACTATGCGAGCATGCCTAGCGATCATGTGGTTGAGCTCAATAAGAAGCCTCTGGTTTGTATCCAGGAGCTCCGCGACCTGTGATGACAGGTCATCCAAGCGCCTCTGCTTCCTCACGCGGGACCTCCTGGCAGACTCACGGTTTGATGCTaaccttctcttcttcctctcattgTTGCTGCGCCTCTCTTGCTTGTCTGCTATCCCAGCAGGCATTGAGCTGATGGTGGTACTTACATTGCAGTTGTATGGACCAACCATGGCCAGTGGATCGAAATCATAGATGTGGAGATCATTTTGTGGTAGGAAAAAGCTAATGAAGTCCAAGCCAGGGAGGCATGCTAAATTGGCTACACAATTTTGTTGCATGCTGAAGGGAGGGGCTTGGAAGTTTGCAGCGTGTAGAAGGAAACAAGCAGTGGTTTTACCCTCGAGCCACGTCTTGAATGAATGGAGGGGAAGGATGAGGAGGGGTGTGTTCCTTTTAAATTGCAAGAAAGCAGCCCCTAAAGTAGAAGACACTGACCCACCTGTGTTGTAAGCAAATTTGCTTTCTAACTTTGTGGCTGTTTGAGATTATCATCTTCGTTTAATTAGATACGACCATTTGATGTTTTGTTGCAAATATGTCAATGTCACAAGGAAAGCTAGACTTTCTGAAAAAAAGGTCTTTTGGTGAGGAAATTCTGTCAGAAGTAACAACCGTTTGCTCTATTCCAGGTACAATCTGCAATACACCAACCGTAAAACTTCATATGGAATGACGGAATGATGTCATACCGTCAAACGTGCATTTGAGACaacccccccaaaaaaaaatatagcaaGAAAGTAGGTGAGAAGTATTATATGCATACATCATTTCTTCTTTATTTCCATGCATTCGTAAATTTAAACACCAGAATCTTAATCTTAAAATCTGAAATGAAAAAAGAACTGTGTCAGCCATTTAGGACTCGCAAGTACCATCACAGATTTACGGTGCACAATAATACATTGCAATTATACAGCTATCTATTATGTGCTTTGGCCAAGCTGTTTCTTGTGACCAAGTAAAGCCATTTCCTTCTATGCTTTTTATGTAGAGATGTGACAACAATATCTGTGGCAAGGTTGCTAAGGTTAAACGAGGACCAATTGTTTCGTCCACTTTGGGGCATATTGCGTATGAGTTGGAAACTGTTTGGTCAATCTTTTGGCAACTTCTTTTTTGCATATCTTTTTGAGATTCACAGAGAGCTAGTTTTACCTAAAACTCTAAGGTAGACGTGCTGTCATTTCTGAATGACATAATTGATACTGTACTTTTAGTAAGCAGTCATGGTTCTTTGTTGAACTCTGGAATGGAGTTACAACTGGTTTTAGTTTTGTTGGAGCCACATGAAAACATCCTTATTTTACACATGGTATATGGTATGGTATAATTGAAAGCTTTTTCGTACTCAACTACTTAAAGTGGCAATGACTGTTTTATCAGAACTTACAAATTGTCAAGAAAACTTGCATGTGTCAAAATGTCGATAGTAGTAGAACGAATGGTTGTTCTTTGGACCGACTAGCAATCATATTATGTTGCTGTCAACAAAAAGGCAATAATCAGCGACTTTTGTTGACCACCCTCTTTCGTGCACCAGCCTTTTCTTTTCATCATATAGTTACCGGGGAAGGTGGAAGATTAGCTGCATTTCTCATCGGTATGTTCCACACACCCTGATAAAACTTTCGATTTGTAGAGTTTTTCGTATAACACAACCCATACTTAATTTTGTCTTCTTGTTGAAAACAGTTAGTGAATTATGTTTGTTAACGATGTTCCTGAGCAATTTTGCATACATACCTTGTCATTGTCTGTTTTATTACTTTTATTTTGACAGAGTGATATCTTTAGGTTGTTCTTCAAATGAAGGTATACTTTCACCGCACTGGAATTTATTGGCCAGAATAGGGGGATTGGTCAGGTCCTAGGCGACAAGTGCACATCTCCTACAAGGCTAATCATCTTGCGTAAGGAAACCAGATACCACTAGCATGAACAAGGCTTGTCCTTACTTTGCATTTTTGAGTACCTCAGCACCCTAAAGGAGCTGATCAAAAGCGCTTTTCCGATGACGCCAATGGCTAGGTCCTTTAAGCTATTATTAGGACAATCATTTACTATTTCAATTATACAATTGATATTAGAGGATAGGGATGTGATTTGTGGGCTAAGTACCTTTGCCACCACAGTAGTTAGTGGTTTGAACTTTAGATGCACCTGTCTCTTTGCTACGATTGCAAATTAAGTATGTAACGCGAATGGACATCATTTAGTACAGTGTGGCGTACTGGCACCATACAATGGTTTTTGTGGATTCTAGAAAAGGAACTGAACCATAATCGCTAATAGGATTGCGGTGCTGAATCTGGTCATTGCCCTTACGATTAATTTAACTAAAGCATCACTTTAGTAAAGAAATGTTGGTGGCTACTTGGAGGCAGTGAACCTTGGATATAGTTTAAACCAGTATATTTTTCCAcaatccttt is drawn from Panicum virgatum strain AP13 chromosome 1N, P.virgatum_v5, whole genome shotgun sequence and contains these coding sequences:
- the LOC120654929 gene encoding basic leucine zipper 8-like produces the protein MQQNCVANLACLPGLDFISFFLPQNDLHIYDFDPLAMVGPYNCNVSTTISSMPAGIADKQERRSNNERKKRRLASNRESARRSRVRKQRRLDDLSSQVAELLDTNQRLLIELNHMIARHARIVRENAKLREEAADLQKRLNEMEVEEAEAAPGIPEVA